In Penicillium oxalicum strain HP7-1 chromosome VII, whole genome shotgun sequence, one DNA window encodes the following:
- a CDS encoding Exosome complex component rrp4, with product MGITILPPIADDIILRQDDSDDSMSVDSDEDVEMSGLRAPKRARIGNQTLSTGVVTPGEVVTDDPQWMRGHGTYMTPLSTSIIATVAGTVQKTNKLLSVHPLRARYTPEIGDLVVGRIVEVQSKRWKVDVAAPLLAQLPLSAINLPGGILRRRTSSDELQIRTFFSEGDLVVAEVQSVHQDGSASLHTRSLKYGKLRNGVFLAVTGTGGSGASSTTTKGGVGANSLRPGAGSGMGGVVRSRRQVWTVNTHNGGGEVDVILGVNGYIWISKHADGAAAASSATESVSITRMEEMVSTSIYSSQNDEIIPQTRREIARLAQCIQVLVQGGIRVDEETVMAAYEASLQVDLEVGDDDDEDEETRHEGREYLEGAKSRRILELVVQQVK from the exons ATGGGGATCACTATTCTGCCTCCCATAGCAGACGACATCATCCTTCGTCAAGATGATTCCGACGATTCAATGTCCGTTGATAGCGACGAAGACGTCGAAATGAGCGGCTTGCGGGCACCGAAGCGGGCCCGCATTGGGAATCAGACCTTGTCAACGGGCGTGGTCACACCAGGTGAAGTTGTTACAGATGATCCGCAATGGATGAG AGGTCACGGCACATATATGACCCCTCTATCAACCTCGATCATCGCTACTGTTGCTGGTACTGTTCAAAAGACCAATAAGCTTCTCTCCGTACATCCACTGCGTGCCCGGTACACGCCCGAAATCGGTGACCTGGTCGTGGGTCGCATTGTCGAAGTTCAATCAAAGCGATGGAAGGTCGATGTCGCTGCTCCGCTGCTCGCCCAACTGCCTTTATCCGCCATCAACTTGCCTGGTGGTATTCTCCGTCGACGTACAAGCTCCGATGAACTCCAAATCCGAACATTTTTCAGTGAGGGCGACCTTGTAGTTGCCGAAGTACAGAGCGTCCACCAAGATGGATCGGCGTCCCTCCACACACGCTCACTCAAATATGGAAAATTGCGCAATGGTGTCTTCCTTGCTGTAACTGGTACGGGGGGTAGCGGGGCGTCAAGTACCACAACCAAGGGTGGTGTGGGTGCGAATTCATTACGTCCTGGAGCAGGCAGTGGAATGGGCGGTGTTGTGCGATCACGCCGTCAGGTGTGGACTGTGAACACGCAtaatggtggtggtgaggtCGATGTCATCTTGGGAGTAAATGGGTACATTTGGATTTCCAAGCACGCCGATGGCGCGGCCGCAGCCTCGTCCGCTACAGAGAGTGTGTCCATCACACGTATGGAGGAAATGGTTTCTACGTCCATCTATTCCAGCCAGAATGACGAGATCATTCCACAGACCCGTCGGGAGATTGCTAGATTGGCCCAGTGTATTCAAGTCCTCGTTCAAGGTGGCATTCGGGTCGACGAGGAGACCGTGATGGCCGCCTATGAGGCTAGCCTGCAGGTGGATCTTGAGgttggtgatgatgatgatgaagatgaggaaaCGCGGCATGAAGGACGGGAATATCTCGAGGGTGCTAAATCACGGCGCATCCTGGAGCTTGTTGTTCAACAGGTCAAATGA